Proteins encoded in a region of the Nicotiana tomentosiformis chromosome 9, ASM39032v3, whole genome shotgun sequence genome:
- the LOC138898533 gene encoding uncharacterized protein: protein MTVGYSPSLPTFSEEALKKARELKTPDMGGGSTARDPFRDCFIGVCDASDIGDASLLLEEAQRFITRTISRFRVDLSQFEVELQKVSGERDALRLLCSQKDTAIKDLQADLAKAREEELQQKVEMIGSLREEVDQIKAKCNRWKETIDRLAAEKETILTNLLSADVQLRNVKQKSSAQAKRIEELEAQLAEAKAEVESSKILADKSIAVSRRETLEEIHVRGFDLTEEIKKAKEIEAEAKSLASDDDDGSKSGSEYGDDPDREANAPEGDQELELM from the exons ATGACAGTGGGTTATTCACCTTCTCTTcccaccttttctgaggaggcgttaaagaaagctcgagaattgaagacccccgatatgggcggaggctctactGCAAgggatccctttcgggattgctttatcGGAGTCTGTGATGCTTCCGATATCGGGGATGCTTCTCTTCTACtggaagaggcccaacgtttcattactcgg ACCATTAGTAGATTTCGGGTCGACCTTAGCCAGtttgaggtcgagcttcagaaggtctcgggggagagagacgccttgcggcttctttgcagccaaaaggacacggctataaaggacctccaagcggatttggctaaggctcgtgaagaagag ctgcagcaaaaggttgaaatgaTCGGGTCacttcgagaagaagtcgatcaaattaAAGCCaaatgtaatcggtggaaggagactatcgatcgcctggctgcggaaaaagagaccattttgaccaacttattatcggccgatgtccAGCTTCGAAACGTTAAGCAAAAGAGTTCGGCTCAAGCTAaaaggatcgaggagcttgaagcccagcttgctgaggccaaggccgaggttgagtcgtcgaaaatcttggcggataagtccattgccgt gtctcggagggagaccctcgaggagatacatgttcggggtttcgaccttactgaagaaataaaaaaagcTAAAGAGATCGAAGCTGAAGCTAAATCCTTGGCTTCTGATGACGATGACGGTAGCAAAAGCGGATCCGAGTATGGGGATGATCCTGACAGAGAAGCAAATGCCCCTGAGGGTGATCAGGAACTAGAATTAATGTAG